In a single window of the Salmo trutta chromosome 23, fSalTru1.1, whole genome shotgun sequence genome:
- the LOC115159439 gene encoding solute carrier family 35 member E4, translated as MISTDGLSKCEATWREPGKRPQAEMLHLLSAVIVWLVTGTTISSLNKWIFAVYNFRYPLLLSALHMLTAIVVDYGLIKLRMLQQNGGVDNQKDLTTSAKCKVFLLSLTFCASIAFGNVGLNYVQLSFAQMIYTTTPIFTLAISTLILGKQHHILKYTAMMPICLGASFSIMGEVQYDQTGCFFVFAATMLRGVKTIQQGILLQEEKINSVFLLYLMSIPSFCILAVAALALENWAVLESPMHYDHKLWLFILLSCLGSVVYNLASCCVITLTSAVTLHILGNLSVVGNLLLSQLLFGNEMSALSCAGVALTLSGMLIYQNSEFISNYLDARRAKARELSRVREEDIAGPFQPPPQDQQERVDAGGKREDKMD; from the exons ATGATTAGCACCGATGGCCTCTCTAAATGCGAGGCGACCTGGCGCGAGCCTGGGAAAAGGCCACAGGCGGAGATGTTGCACCTTCTGTCTGCTGTCATTGTCTGGCTTGTGACGGGGACGACCATCTCCAGTCTTAACAAATGGATTTTTGCAGTGTACAACTTCAGGTACCCATTACTGCTGTCGGCCCTGCACATGTTGACAGCGATAGTGGTGGACTATGGGCTTATTAAACTGCGAATGCTCCAGCAAAACGGTGGGGTTGACAACCAGAAGGACCTTACCACCAGCGCCAAATGCAAGGTGTTTCTATTGAGCTTGACATTTTGTGCCAGCATCGCATTTGGCAACGTGGGTCTAAACTATGTCCAGCTGTCATTTGCCCAAATGATCTACACCACCACGCCAATCTTCACCCTGGCCATCTCCACTCTGATCCTGGGCAAGCAACACCACATCCTCAAATACACAGCCATGATGCCCATCTGTCTGGGAGCCTCGTTCAGCATCATGGGCGAGGTCCAGTACGACCAGACAGGCTGCTTCTTCGTATTCGCTGCGACAATGTTGAGAGGTGTCAAAACCATCCAACAAG gtATCTTGCTCCAGGAGGAGAAGATCAACTCTGTGTTCCTGCTGTACCTGATGTCTATCCCCAGTTTCTGCATCCTGGCCGTAGCTGCTCTGGCCCTGGAGAACTGGGCCGTGCTGGAGTCTCCAATGCACTATGACCACAAGCTGTGGCTCTTCATTCTGCTCAGCTGCCTGGGCTCTGTCGTGTACAACCTGGCCAGCTGCTGCGTCATCACCCTCACCTCCGCCGTCACCCTGCACATCTTGGGCAACCTGAGCGTGGTGGGCAACCTGCTGCTCTCCCAGCTGCTGTTCGGCAACGAGATGTCAGCGCTCAGCTGTGCCGGGGTGGCTCTTACTCTCTCTGGCATGCTCATCTACCAGAACTCTGAGTTCATCTCCAACTACCTGGATGCACGGCGAGCTAAAGCCAGGGAGCTCAGCCgagtgagggaggaggatatTGCTGGCCCATTCCAACCGCCCCCCCAAGACCAGCAGGAGAGAGTAGACGCTGGCGGCAAGCGAGAGGACAAgatggactga